A single window of Flavobacterium aestivum DNA harbors:
- a CDS encoding 1-acyl-sn-glycerol-3-phosphate acyltransferase: MHKKIFALYSFMTKNKFLSIGVAIAMVLFLGFFAFRISFQENINQLIPSNDQSGVTSKVLDQVNFADKITIILSTKEIGSPEDLTEYANAFIDSLDANCKPYVAKVQGKIEEENIQETFDFVYANLPLFLDQKDYALIESKLQKDSIASSVAADYKSLISPTGLVSKDFILQDPLGISFIALKKMQQLSVGDDFAIENGFILTKDKKNLLLFVTPKLATNETDKNTLFISNLDKIKTNLNQQFRGKVSMDYFGATPVAVANATQIKADVQNTSIFAGVILILILAFFYRSMLTPIIIFIPSLLGALFALAVLYFCKGSISAISLGISSILLGETTDYSIYVLTHLRSNRNVKLLYKDITKPLLLCGITTSITFLCLFLIKSEALQDLGIFAALSVVSTSVFSLVLIPVLYKANAKIFVPKTNIIDELGGYSYHKNKFLVGSMLLLLLVSLFTYSKVTFNNDLSALNYMTPKLKMAEKQLDHIANNDSSKSIYLATYGKSYDEVIANNNALFETLEKDKKTKGILNFSSIGGIVFSAEVQKQKIQEWNTFWNSQRKTNLTQTLISEGNQYGFKASTFSGFYELLDKKFNPIAIDDYLKVKSFFIDEFLAQKNGFYTISTLVKVSKEKRDVFVNQIKKQTNLVVIDRQQTNETFLKTLKTNFEDLVDYSFIAVFFVLLFAFRKIDLAIISIIPVLISWIFTTGLMGMFGLQFNVVNIIVCTLIFGIGVDYSIFMTSALQKKYTFGKNELPSYRTSILLSVATTILGIGVLIFAKHPALKSISLIAIIGIFSTLMLTFILQPLVFNFFVINRVKKGKAPFEIRRLLHSVLCFTYFGLGGFLLSILSVVLMKIMPISKKIKFKVFHFVLSKFMHSVLVPYPSLKRKIINTSNETFDKPAVIIANHSSFLDILAIGMLSPKIIFLVSDWVYNSPVFGKAVRLAGFYPVSSGMDNGVEHLRTKVEEGYSIMVFPEGTRSQDNSIKRFHKGAFFLAKELDLDIVPIIIHGYSEVLPKGDFIINGGTTTVTILDRIMNDNADFGIDLGERTKKISTFFKLQYKKMRLDLEGPDYFKAKLINSFAFKETQVLQAVKKDIKQHLEVYYSLNKQIDPKAKILHLANDYGQLDVLLALQEPQRKIDSLIVLEENRAVAKTNYIVNKRKIHYLDPTDAIIPKKYDVVLITNKNGSNDLEAICNLAETVILLNTENLKETVLSYGFDVGTAIESLIVVKKKTQ, from the coding sequence ATGCACAAAAAAATATTCGCTTTATATTCATTCATGACTAAAAATAAATTCCTTTCGATAGGAGTAGCGATTGCTATGGTTCTATTTTTAGGATTCTTTGCTTTTAGAATTTCATTTCAGGAGAATATAAACCAGTTAATCCCTTCCAATGATCAATCTGGAGTAACTTCGAAAGTATTGGATCAGGTTAATTTTGCAGATAAAATTACTATTATACTTTCTACTAAAGAGATTGGTTCGCCAGAGGATTTGACAGAATATGCCAATGCTTTTATCGATAGCTTAGATGCCAATTGCAAACCTTATGTAGCTAAAGTACAAGGAAAGATTGAAGAAGAAAATATTCAGGAAACTTTTGATTTTGTGTATGCCAATTTGCCTCTTTTTTTAGATCAAAAGGATTATGCATTAATAGAAAGTAAACTGCAAAAGGACAGTATTGCCAGTAGTGTTGCAGCTGATTATAAATCTTTGATTTCTCCTACGGGGCTGGTTTCTAAAGATTTTATTCTTCAGGATCCGCTTGGGATTTCGTTTATTGCCTTAAAGAAAATGCAACAGCTTAGCGTTGGTGATGATTTTGCGATAGAAAACGGATTCATATTAACCAAGGACAAGAAGAATCTATTACTTTTTGTAACGCCCAAATTGGCTACGAATGAAACGGATAAGAATACATTGTTTATCAGTAATCTGGATAAAATCAAAACAAATCTGAATCAGCAATTCAGAGGAAAAGTGAGTATGGATTATTTTGGTGCTACACCTGTAGCAGTTGCTAATGCCACTCAAATCAAAGCCGATGTACAAAACACCTCTATTTTTGCAGGAGTTATACTGATTTTGATTCTTGCTTTTTTCTACAGAAGTATGCTAACGCCAATAATTATTTTTATACCATCTCTGCTTGGAGCACTTTTTGCTTTGGCCGTTTTGTATTTCTGCAAAGGTAGTATATCAGCTATTTCATTGGGAATTAGTTCTATTTTATTGGGAGAAACAACTGACTATTCTATTTATGTTCTAACACATTTGAGGAGTAATAGAAATGTAAAATTACTGTACAAAGACATCACAAAACCTTTGTTGCTTTGTGGTATTACTACATCTATTACTTTTTTATGCTTGTTTTTAATTAAGTCAGAAGCTTTACAGGATTTAGGGATTTTTGCAGCATTGAGTGTGGTGTCAACATCTGTTTTCTCATTGGTTTTAATACCGGTTTTATATAAAGCAAATGCTAAGATATTTGTTCCAAAGACGAATATTATTGATGAACTAGGAGGGTATTCCTATCATAAAAATAAATTTTTGGTAGGTTCAATGTTGTTATTGTTATTGGTATCGCTTTTTACATATTCTAAGGTTACTTTTAATAATGATCTTTCGGCTTTAAATTATATGACGCCCAAATTAAAAATGGCTGAGAAGCAATTAGATCATATAGCCAACAATGATTCGTCTAAATCTATTTATTTAGCCACTTATGGAAAAAGTTATGACGAAGTCATAGCAAATAATAATGCTCTTTTTGAGACATTGGAAAAGGATAAAAAAACAAAAGGAATTTTGAATTTTAGTTCTATAGGGGGAATTGTTTTTTCTGCAGAAGTTCAAAAACAAAAAATTCAGGAATGGAATACTTTTTGGAATTCCCAAAGAAAAACAAATCTGACTCAAACGTTAATAAGCGAAGGAAATCAATATGGGTTCAAAGCCTCTACTTTCTCCGGTTTTTATGAATTGCTGGATAAAAAGTTTAATCCAATAGCGATTGATGATTACCTAAAAGTAAAATCTTTTTTCATAGATGAATTTTTAGCTCAAAAAAACGGATTTTACACGATTTCTACCTTGGTAAAGGTGAGTAAAGAAAAAAGAGATGTTTTTGTAAATCAGATAAAAAAGCAAACTAATTTGGTGGTTATTGATAGACAGCAAACCAATGAAACTTTTTTGAAAACGCTAAAAACAAATTTTGAAGATTTAGTAGACTATTCTTTTATAGCAGTATTTTTTGTGCTGTTATTTGCTTTTAGAAAAATAGACTTGGCAATCATAAGTATTATCCCGGTACTAATAAGTTGGATTTTTACCACCGGACTTATGGGAATGTTTGGTTTACAATTTAATGTGGTCAACATCATTGTTTGTACTTTGATTTTTGGGATAGGAGTAGACTACAGTATCTTTATGACTTCGGCATTGCAAAAGAAATATACTTTTGGGAAAAACGAATTGCCAAGCTATAGAACCTCTATTTTACTGTCGGTGGCAACTACAATTCTAGGAATTGGAGTGCTTATTTTCGCGAAGCATCCAGCCCTAAAATCCATATCTTTAATAGCTATTATCGGGATATTTTCGACATTGATGCTTACCTTTATTTTACAACCCTTAGTATTTAACTTTTTCGTTATTAATAGGGTAAAAAAAGGGAAAGCACCATTTGAAATCAGACGACTCTTGCATTCTGTTCTTTGTTTTACCTACTTTGGGTTGGGCGGTTTTTTACTGTCAATTCTGAGTGTGGTTTTGATGAAAATTATGCCTATTTCTAAAAAGATAAAATTTAAAGTTTTTCATTTTGTCTTATCAAAGTTTATGCATTCGGTCTTAGTGCCTTATCCTTCCTTAAAACGAAAAATAATAAATACTTCTAACGAAACCTTTGATAAACCAGCAGTAATTATTGCTAATCATAGCTCCTTTCTGGATATTTTAGCCATTGGGATGTTGAGTCCAAAAATCATTTTCTTGGTTAGTGATTGGGTATATAATTCGCCAGTTTTTGGAAAAGCAGTTCGTTTGGCAGGGTTTTATCCGGTTTCCAGCGGAATGGATAATGGAGTGGAACATTTACGAACTAAAGTAGAGGAAGGATATTCTATTATGGTTTTTCCGGAAGGCACACGATCTCAGGATAATTCTATAAAGCGTTTTCATAAAGGAGCATTTTTTCTGGCAAAGGAATTGGATTTGGATATCGTTCCAATAATTATTCATGGATATTCAGAGGTTTTACCTAAAGGTGATTTCATCATTAATGGGGGAACCACTACAGTAACTATTTTGGATAGGATTATGAATGATAATGCCGATTTTGGAATTGATTTAGGAGAACGTACCAAAAAGATAAGTACTTTCTTTAAATTGCAGTACAAAAAGATGCGCTTGGATTTAGAAGGTCCAGATTATTTCAAGGCAAAACTCATAAACAGTTTTGCGTTCAAAGAAACGCAAGTCTTGCAGGCAGTAAAAAAAGACATAAAACAACATCTAGAAGTATACTATAGTTTGAATAAACAGATTGATCCTAAAGCCAAAATATTGCATCTAGCCAATGATTATGGTCAGTTGGATGTATTGCTTGCTTTGCAGGAGCCGCAAAGAAAGATTGATTCACTAATTGTTCTTGAGGAAAATCGTGCTGTTGCCAAAACCAATTATATAGTAAATAAAAGAAAGATTCATTATTTGGATCCAACAGATGCAATTATTCCGAAGAAATACGATGTAGTTTTGATTACGAACAAAAACGGATCAAATGATTTGGAAGCGATTTGCAATTTGGCAGAAACGGTTATTTTATTGAATACTGAAAATTTAAAAGAAACCGTATTGAGTTATGGATTTGATGTAGGGACTGCTATAGAAAGTTTGATCGTAGTAAAGAAGAAGACACAATGA
- a CDS encoding phytoene desaturase family protein — protein MKKSYDVVIVGSGLGGLVSAIILAKEGYSVCVLEKNNQYGGNLQTFVRDKTIFDTGIHYIGGLSEGQNLYKYFKYIGIMDGLNLKKLDEDGFDMVSFGDENNEFPYAQGYENFTNQLTKYFPEEREAIQNYCQAIIDTCDSFPLYNLRSEGQYDNAILSINAKEFIDGLTEDKMLQSVLAGTNFLYAGIGDKSPFYVHALSVNTYIQSAWRCINGGSQITKLLLKQLKLHGGVVYKYKEVHQLVVENNVVTSAKMKDGTSVSAKYFVSNVDPKATLQMAGENNFRKAFVNRISSLEGGVSAFSLYIVFKPKTFKYLNRNYYHFGNRSDVWTANDYTEETWPKAFMASMNASKKGDIWAEGMTFITYMKFADLEPWEKTHNTVANESDRGESYEAFKARKTARFLEEIELKFPGIKECIKSVHTSTPLSYRDYIGGYKGNMYGYEKDSNNPMKTFIASKTKLDNLFLTGQSVNMHGVLGVTIGAIVTCSEILGKEYLVNKINQNTN, from the coding sequence ATGAAAAAGAGCTATGATGTCGTAATAGTAGGAAGCGGACTAGGCGGACTTGTCTCAGCCATTATTTTGGCAAAAGAAGGCTATAGCGTTTGTGTTTTGGAAAAGAACAATCAATATGGTGGGAATTTGCAAACTTTTGTGCGTGACAAAACCATTTTCGATACCGGAATCCATTATATTGGTGGGTTGAGCGAAGGTCAGAATCTTTATAAGTATTTCAAATACATCGGAATTATGGATGGCCTAAACCTGAAAAAATTAGATGAAGATGGATTTGATATGGTCTCTTTTGGAGACGAAAACAATGAATTTCCTTATGCGCAGGGGTATGAGAATTTTACAAATCAACTGACAAAATATTTCCCAGAGGAAAGAGAGGCAATTCAAAATTATTGCCAAGCAATAATAGATACTTGCGATTCTTTTCCGCTTTATAATTTGCGATCAGAAGGGCAATATGACAACGCCATTTTATCAATAAATGCCAAAGAGTTTATCGATGGATTGACTGAGGATAAAATGTTGCAATCCGTACTTGCGGGAACCAATTTCTTGTATGCCGGAATTGGGGATAAATCACCTTTCTATGTGCATGCATTATCTGTGAATACTTATATACAAAGTGCTTGGCGATGCATTAATGGCGGAAGCCAAATAACCAAATTGTTATTGAAACAGCTCAAATTGCACGGAGGTGTTGTTTATAAATACAAAGAAGTGCATCAGTTAGTCGTAGAAAATAATGTTGTTACCTCTGCAAAGATGAAAGATGGTACAAGTGTTTCGGCTAAGTATTTTGTGTCTAATGTAGATCCAAAAGCCACTTTGCAAATGGCAGGGGAGAACAATTTTAGAAAGGCCTTTGTAAACAGAATTTCAAGTTTAGAGGGAGGAGTTTCAGCATTCAGTTTATATATAGTTTTCAAACCCAAAACTTTTAAATACTTAAACCGGAATTACTACCATTTCGGAAATCGTAGTGATGTATGGACTGCAAATGATTATACCGAAGAAACATGGCCAAAAGCATTTATGGCTTCTATGAATGCTTCTAAAAAAGGAGATATTTGGGCAGAGGGCATGACTTTTATTACATACATGAAATTTGCCGATTTAGAGCCTTGGGAGAAAACCCATAACACAGTAGCAAATGAAAGTGATAGAGGCGAAAGTTATGAAGCTTTTAAAGCCCGAAAAACGGCTCGTTTCCTAGAAGAAATAGAGCTTAAATTTCCGGGGATCAAAGAATGTATCAAGTCAGTTCATACATCTACACCCTTATCCTACAGAGATTACATAGGCGGTTACAAGGGGAATATGTATGGTTATGAAAAGGATTCCAATAATCCGATGAAAACATTTATAGCTTCTAAAACAAAGTTGGATAATCTTTTTCTAACGGGGCAAAGTGTCAATATGCACGGTGTTTTAGGAGTAACAATTGGAGCAATAGTTACTTGTTCCGAAATTTTAGGCAAAGAGTATTTGGTAAATAAAATCAATCAGAATACCAATTGA
- a CDS encoding C45 family peptidase — protein sequence MKKQILGIILVVMAALVASCGTSKSMRHKPEMTSFNNTVPVVLKRSNTAFYSGNNFLIKNKQNFWELYAEGDPLERGLVMGSLTDSLLKKQEHVFFDKLNDLIPSNFKRKVLRNFLKWYNRKLYLNVSNEFQTEIYGVSQYAPKDLNYIAPNFLRDLYLHGAHDIGHAVQDLALVGCTSFAVWGDKTEDGNLLLGRNFDFYAGDAFAKDKIVAFINPKEGYPFMMVTWPGMIGVCSGMNAEGLTVTINAGKSKIPLAAKTPISILTREILQYATTVEEALAIAKKKQVFVSESIMVGSAKDNKAVIIEIAPDNLDVFEVPNDNQLVCTNHFQSEALKDNKRNKYQIKNSHSQYRYDRMEQLLNENEKITPQIAVDILRNREGLNNLPLGYGNEKAINQLLAHHGIVFKPMERLVWVSASPYQLGEFVCYDLNTIFKNRKANDTIVTLGDEKRNIAPSPFLETVAYRNYEQFRIEDKKMDHSLGKKENLSSDFINYYQSLNPDYWVVYYKAGLYFYQNKKFALAQEQFEKALTKEITRLPEREEVSRYLKKIKRKL from the coding sequence ATGAAAAAACAAATTTTGGGTATCATTTTAGTTGTTATGGCTGCTCTAGTCGCATCCTGTGGTACCTCAAAATCAATGCGTCATAAACCAGAAATGACGAGTTTTAATAATACAGTACCTGTTGTACTAAAACGATCCAATACTGCTTTTTATTCCGGAAATAATTTTTTGATTAAAAACAAGCAAAATTTTTGGGAACTCTATGCAGAAGGAGACCCACTGGAGAGAGGTTTGGTAATGGGAAGCCTGACAGATTCATTACTAAAAAAGCAAGAGCATGTTTTTTTTGATAAGCTAAATGATTTAATTCCGTCTAATTTTAAGAGGAAAGTATTACGGAACTTTTTAAAATGGTACAATCGTAAATTATATCTTAATGTTAGCAATGAGTTCCAAACAGAAATTTATGGAGTATCGCAATATGCTCCAAAGGATTTAAACTATATAGCACCTAATTTTTTAAGAGATTTATATTTGCATGGAGCACATGATATTGGGCATGCCGTTCAGGATTTGGCTTTGGTAGGTTGTACTTCTTTTGCGGTTTGGGGAGATAAAACCGAGGACGGAAATTTACTTTTGGGACGGAATTTCGATTTTTATGCAGGTGATGCTTTTGCAAAAGATAAAATAGTTGCTTTTATCAATCCAAAGGAAGGTTACCCATTTATGATGGTTACCTGGCCAGGGATGATAGGCGTTTGTTCAGGAATGAATGCCGAGGGATTGACAGTAACTATCAATGCGGGTAAATCTAAAATACCTTTAGCGGCGAAAACGCCAATCTCTATTTTGACTAGGGAAATATTGCAATATGCCACAACAGTCGAGGAAGCTCTTGCTATTGCCAAGAAGAAACAAGTATTCGTATCTGAATCGATTATGGTGGGAAGTGCCAAAGATAATAAAGCGGTAATAATAGAAATAGCACCAGATAATTTAGATGTTTTTGAAGTTCCGAATGACAATCAATTGGTTTGTACTAATCATTTTCAGAGTGAGGCTTTAAAGGATAACAAAAGAAATAAATACCAAATAAAGAATAGCCATTCGCAATATCGTTATGATAGAATGGAACAGCTCTTAAATGAAAATGAAAAAATAACACCCCAAATTGCAGTCGATATTCTTAGAAATAGGGAAGGACTAAATAATTTACCTTTGGGGTATGGAAACGAAAAAGCAATAAATCAATTGTTAGCACATCACGGAATTGTTTTCAAGCCAATGGAGCGTTTGGTTTGGGTTTCGGCAAGTCCGTATCAATTGGGGGAATTTGTCTGTTATGATTTGAATACTATTTTTAAAAACAGAAAAGCTAACGATACTATCGTTACATTGGGAGACGAAAAAAGGAATATTGCTCCATCTCCATTTTTAGAAACAGTTGCATATAGGAATTATGAGCAGTTTCGAATCGAAGATAAAAAAATGGATCATTCTTTAGGTAAAAAAGAGAATTTATCCTCAGATTTTATCAATTATTATCAATCGTTGAATCCTGATTATTGGGTTGTTTATTATAAAGCAGGATTGTACTTTTATCAAAATAAAAAATTTGCTTTGGCTCAGGAACAATTTGAAAAAGCATTGACCAAAGAGATTACCAGGCTTCCTGAAAGAGAAGAAGTTAGCCGCTATTTAAAGAAAATTAAAAGAAAACTGTAA
- a CDS encoding phenylacetate--CoA ligase, whose protein sequence is MIPKIEIATTAEIKSFQEQRLEELLSYVNINSPFYSSVFAKNNIDITQIKTLEDLSLLPVTTKEDLQKYNDDFLCVPIHKIIDYATTSGTLGDPVTFGLTDKDLDRLAYNEAISFDCAGIKEGDVVQLMTTIDRRFMAGLAYFLGLRKMKVGVIRVGAGIPELQWDSILKYNPTYLITVPSFLLKMIEYAEKNNIDLNNSGVKGAICIGEPLRNQDFTMNALSKKITDKWNIKLFSTYASTEMSTAFTECEHGIGGHHHPELIIVEVLDENNQPVKNGESGELTFTTLGIEAMPLIRFKTGDIVQLHTDPCLCGRNTLRVGPVIGRKQQMIKYKGTTLYPPAMNDVLNDFDAIESHIIEISTNELGTDEILIKIAVKDPTTTFLQELKDHFRAKLRVTPKIEFTTNEALKPLIFNPMSRKPIHFFDNRKSV, encoded by the coding sequence ATGATTCCAAAGATAGAAATAGCTACAACTGCCGAAATAAAATCGTTTCAGGAGCAAAGATTGGAAGAACTTTTAAGCTATGTGAATATTAATTCCCCTTTTTATAGTTCGGTTTTTGCTAAAAACAACATTGATATTACCCAAATAAAAACACTTGAGGATTTATCCTTATTGCCTGTCACTACAAAAGAAGATTTACAAAAATACAACGATGATTTTCTATGTGTTCCAATACATAAAATCATTGACTATGCTACTACATCCGGGACTTTGGGCGATCCGGTAACTTTCGGGTTAACCGATAAAGATTTGGATCGATTGGCTTATAATGAAGCTATTTCGTTTGATTGTGCAGGAATAAAAGAAGGCGATGTTGTACAATTAATGACCACAATTGACCGCCGCTTTATGGCAGGACTGGCTTATTTTTTAGGTCTTCGAAAAATGAAGGTGGGGGTTATTCGTGTTGGAGCCGGGATTCCGGAATTGCAATGGGATTCTATCTTAAAATACAATCCAACCTATTTGATTACAGTTCCTTCATTTTTGTTAAAAATGATTGAATATGCTGAAAAAAACAATATTGATTTAAATAATTCAGGTGTAAAAGGAGCCATTTGTATAGGAGAACCATTGAGGAATCAGGATTTTACGATGAATGCATTGTCTAAAAAAATAACAGACAAATGGAATATTAAATTATTCTCTACCTATGCTTCTACCGAAATGAGCACGGCTTTTACAGAATGTGAGCATGGGATAGGAGGGCATCATCATCCCGAGTTGATTATTGTTGAAGTTTTGGATGAAAATAATCAGCCGGTAAAAAATGGAGAATCTGGCGAGTTAACATTTACCACTTTAGGGATAGAGGCAATGCCTTTGATACGTTTTAAAACGGGCGATATTGTACAATTGCATACCGATCCGTGTTTGTGCGGTCGCAATACGTTACGGGTTGGACCAGTAATTGGAAGGAAACAGCAAATGATAAAATACAAAGGAACCACTTTATATCCTCCTGCGATGAATGATGTTTTGAATGATTTTGATGCCATTGAAAGTCATATCATAGAGATCTCGACCAATGAGTTAGGAACAGATGAGATTTTGATAAAAATAGCCGTTAAAGATCCAACAACAACTTTCTTACAGGAATTAAAAGATCATTTTAGAGCTAAATTGCGTGTAACTCCAAAAATTGAGTTTACTACAAATGAAGCTTTAAAGCCTTTAATCTTTAATCCGATGAGTAGAAAACCAATTCATTTTTTTGATAATAGAAAGAGTGTTTAG
- a CDS encoding sensor histidine kinase, with product MTKAFDAISSSNKVSQLVNKVRNPLVNSQENFNNYINYKDASSLSKYSASLSEMNLLLDTLNLMTKDNIEFKNILNKKTKAEDEIQALKTTINSIIEKRVSPNLVDVSDLFKFKKFEFKTILDDIKISSDKKIDSVQKKGLFSRLGNALIGKQDVQKEWSNIIVTMKYKDKVTSGSIEKQISDAFMTTNKYYENEFRNLKKTFISLKNKDLGLIKLNNELLNLSQKILSDYENSAKALQASSQKNLQDQYESNKTVRNYSIIIVTVLMLIISIILFSFTRLAFEYEKRLSDAQNQIRQSLNFKNRIMGMISHEVRSPLSIISIFSKKVSSSIQDTGIKDAFKSIEFTTSSLLLLTNQILEYSKNEDSRLELKSKNINLKTEINQIISAVTSLVESKGNRVKVNSNLDSDYEVYSDATKIHQLFYNIIGNANKFTENGLISIAIDLETISDYEMNLKVEVIDTGSGIPENDLKYIFESYYQGAVSNNVKDLGVGLGLNLCKEIIELFDGEINVESEENKGTKVAFNLMLSQA from the coding sequence ATGACAAAGGCTTTTGATGCTATATCTTCTTCGAATAAAGTATCACAGTTGGTAAATAAAGTCAGAAACCCGCTGGTTAATTCTCAAGAAAATTTTAATAATTATATCAATTATAAAGATGCTTCATCTTTAAGTAAGTATTCAGCCTCATTGTCTGAAATGAATTTGTTGTTAGATACTCTGAATCTAATGACAAAAGACAATATAGAGTTTAAAAATATTTTGAACAAAAAGACTAAAGCCGAAGATGAAATTCAAGCTTTAAAAACAACTATTAATTCCATTATAGAAAAACGAGTTAGTCCAAATTTAGTAGATGTTAGTGATCTTTTTAAATTTAAAAAATTTGAATTCAAGACGATTTTAGATGATATCAAAATTAGTTCCGATAAAAAGATAGATAGTGTTCAAAAAAAAGGACTATTCTCAAGACTGGGTAATGCATTGATAGGAAAACAGGATGTTCAAAAAGAGTGGTCGAATATTATTGTCACCATGAAATACAAAGATAAAGTGACATCTGGTAGTATTGAGAAACAAATCTCAGATGCGTTCATGACTACTAATAAGTATTATGAGAATGAATTCAGGAACTTGAAAAAAACTTTTATTAGTTTAAAAAATAAAGATTTAGGATTAATAAAGCTTAACAATGAGTTATTAAATTTAAGCCAAAAGATATTATCTGATTATGAAAATTCTGCTAAGGCACTTCAGGCAAGTAGCCAGAAAAATTTGCAGGATCAATATGAGTCAAATAAAACAGTTAGAAATTATTCGATAATAATAGTAACAGTTTTAATGTTGATAATTTCAATTATACTTTTCAGCTTTACACGATTGGCTTTTGAGTATGAAAAAAGATTAAGTGATGCTCAAAATCAAATACGTCAGAGCTTAAATTTTAAGAATAGAATTATGGGTATGATCAGTCATGAAGTTCGTTCGCCACTGAGTATAATATCTATTTTTAGTAAAAAAGTTAGTTCCTCAATTCAAGATACAGGTATAAAAGACGCTTTTAAATCTATTGAATTTACAACAAGTTCATTACTTCTTTTGACAAATCAAATCTTGGAGTATTCTAAAAATGAAGATTCCAGACTTGAATTAAAAAGCAAGAATATTAATTTAAAAACAGAAATAAATCAAATTATCTCTGCGGTAACTTCGTTAGTAGAAAGTAAAGGAAATAGAGTAAAAGTCAATTCTAATTTAGATTCAGATTACGAGGTATATTCAGATGCTACAAAAATCCATCAATTATTCTACAATATTATAGGTAATGCCAATAAGTTTACTGAGAATGGATTAATATCAATTGCGATTGATCTGGAAACTATTTCTGATTATGAAATGAATCTGAAAGTAGAAGTTATTGATACAGGTAGCGGTATTCCGGAAAATGATTTAAAGTATATTTTTGAATCGTATTACCAAGGGGCTGTATCAAATAATGTTAAAGATTTAGGAGTTGGTCTGGGGCTAAATCTTTGCAAAGAAATAATAGAATTATTTGATGGAGAGATTAATGTTGAAAGCGAAGAAAACAAAGGAACAAAAGTCGCTTTTAATTTGATGTTAAGTCAGGCATAA
- a CDS encoding response regulator transcription factor: MSTSDNYCFLIADDHSVVRQGLCLLIKELYANAKIYHAGTLKDTLEVLKETRVDLLILDINFPDGNSINSLEELKSIQKDLKILIFTMNDEDIYGMRYLNGGASGYLSKASCEDEMKEALSRMMIFGKYLTSNLKSKISDHFISNKPINPLDQLSAREVEVAKLLIKGYGNLEITNLLQIKNTTVSTFKKRIFEKLEIDNVAALIELFQLYFEDKNLA; this comes from the coding sequence ATGAGTACATCTGATAATTATTGTTTTTTAATCGCTGATGATCATAGCGTTGTTAGGCAAGGTTTATGTTTGCTGATTAAAGAGTTGTATGCTAATGCTAAAATTTATCATGCAGGAACTTTAAAAGATACTTTGGAAGTTTTAAAAGAAACAAGAGTTGATCTATTAATTCTAGACATAAATTTTCCTGATGGCAATAGTATAAATAGTTTGGAGGAACTAAAAAGTATTCAAAAAGATTTAAAAATTTTGATTTTCACGATGAATGATGAAGATATTTACGGTATGAGGTATCTGAATGGAGGAGCTTCTGGATATTTGAGTAAAGCAAGCTGTGAGGATGAAATGAAAGAAGCATTAAGTAGAATGATGATTTTCGGAAAATATTTAACATCAAATTTAAAAAGCAAAATTTCAGATCATTTTATCTCAAATAAGCCAATCAATCCTTTAGATCAATTATCTGCAAGAGAAGTCGAAGTAGCAAAATTATTAATAAAAGGGTACGGGAATTTAGAAATAACAAACTTGTTACAAATTAAAAACACTACAGTAAGTACATTTAAAAAAAGAATTTTCGAAAAACTGGAAATTGATAATGTAGCAGCTTTAATTGAACTTTTTCAGTTATACTTCGAAGATAAGAATTTGGCTTAA